Proteins encoded within one genomic window of Papio anubis isolate 15944 chromosome X, Panubis1.0, whole genome shotgun sequence:
- the GPR119 gene encoding glucose-dependent insulinotropic receptor — protein sequence MESSFSFGVILAVLASLIIATNTLVAVAVLLLIHKSDGVNLCFTLNLAVADTLIGVAISGLLTEQLSSPSRPTQKTLCSLRMAFVTSSAAASVLTVMLITFDRYLAIKQPLRYLKIMSGFVAGACIAGLWLVSYLIGFLPLGIPMFQQTAYKGSCSFFAVFHPYFVLTLSCVGFFPAMLLFVFFYCDMLKIASMHSQQIRKMEHAGAMAGGYRPPRTPSDFKAVRTVSVLIGSFTLSWTPFLITGIVQVACQECHLYLVLERYLWLLGVGNSLLNPLIYAYRQKEVRLQLYHMALGVKKALTSFLLFLSARNGVPERPRESSCHIVTISNSEFDG from the coding sequence ATGGAGTCATCTTTCTCATTTGGAGTGATCCTTGCTGTCCTGGCCTCCCTCATCATTGCTACTAACACACTAGTGGCTGTGGCTGTGCTGCTGTTGATCCACAAGAGTGATGGTGTCAATCTCTGCTTCACCTTGAATCTGGCtgtggctgacaccttgattggTGTGGCCATCTCAGGCCTACTCACAGAACAGCTCTCCAGCCCTTCTCGGCCCACACAGAAGACCCTGTGCAGCCTGCGGATGGCATTTGTCACTTCCTCTGCGGCTGCCTCTGTCCTCACAGTCATGCTGATCACCTTTGACAGGTACCTTGCCATCAAGCAGCCCCTCCGCTACTTGAAGATCATGAGTGGGTTCGTGGCCGGGGCCTGCATTGCCGGGCTGTGGTTGGTGTCTTACCTCATTGGCTTCCTCCCACTTGGAATCCCCATGTTCCAGCAGACCGCCTACAAAGGGTCCTGCAGCTTCTTTGCTGTATTTCACCCTTACTTCGTGCTGACCCTCTCCTGCGTTGGCTTCTTCCCAGCCATGCTCCTCTTTGTCTTCTTCTACTGCGACATGCTCAAGATTGCCTCCATGCACAGTCAGCAGATCCGAAAGATGGAACATGCAGGAGCCATGGCTGGAGGTTATCGACCCCCACGGACTCCCAGCGACTTCAAAGCTGTCCGCACTGTGTCTGTTCTCATTGGGAGCTTCACTCTATCCTGGACCCCCTTCCTTATCACTGGCATTGTGCAGGTGGCCTGCCAGGAGTGTCACCTCTACCTAGTGCTGGAACGGTACCTGTGGCTGCTTGGTGTGGGCAACTCCCTGCTCAACCCACTCATCTATGCCTATCGGCAGAAGGAGGTGCGACTGCAGCTCTATCACATGGCCCTGGGAGTGAAGAAGGCGCTCACCtcattcctcctctttctctcggCCAGGAATGGTGTCCCAGAGAGGCCCAGGGAAAGTTCCTGTCACATCGTCACTATCTCCAACTCAGAGTTTGATGGCTAA